In one window of Corynebacterium incognita DNA:
- a CDS encoding helix-turn-helix domain-containing protein, translating into MNNRFQFAGAAGALGFEFARQLRTWRRRRGLSQRELAELSGLSRTHISNLERNDNNARTVADPQLSTLYRLAAALDVAPAVLLPGYGVRPTGVGKLSSPSGSSHLGVSGTETLDSVAG; encoded by the coding sequence GTGAACAATCGCTTTCAATTCGCGGGCGCAGCAGGTGCGCTGGGCTTTGAGTTTGCACGGCAGCTGCGCACCTGGCGGCGCCGCCGGGGACTGTCGCAGCGCGAGCTCGCGGAGCTCAGCGGACTTTCGCGCACGCACATTTCCAACCTGGAACGCAACGACAATAACGCGCGTACCGTCGCTGACCCGCAACTGTCCACGCTGTACCGCCTCGCGGCAGCGCTCGACGTCGCGCCCGCAGTGCTGTTGCCCGGCTATGGGGTACGGCCCACGGGCGTCGGTAAGCTCAGCAGCCCCAGCGGATCCAGCCATCTGGGCGTAAGTGGTACTGAGACGTTAGACTCGGTAGCTGGCTAA
- a CDS encoding short-chain fatty acyl-CoA regulator family protein, translating into MRKHYAGAKIHALRRAHRLTQVEMAKKLGLSVSYLNQIENDQRPLTVTVLLTLANNFDTDPSYFSDAPDARLLSELRATLPALDDAALMDLADRFPDAASDLAALSHRVEAAPPPQDHQLVRDFFYDGRAYIDQLDTRAEAFAASLGDQLTRLTRLSAIFDRDFGINVRSSRHREGPRSHFDPATRDLSLRSGLAESQLVFDLAMNYCTRAYSELLEELSAPLPTPGAQAMARKDLAKYFAAAVVMPYEPFLETVENLRYDMDAVAIEFGTGFEAAAHRLTSLQRPQARAVPFFFARTDRAGNISKRQAGAGFHFSRDVGTCPLWVVHRAFETPNRITRQVATMPDGRTHLWIARMVQGNVHPFGQPRKEFAVSIGCDIEHADAVVYADGLNLSPDAATPIGPGCALCPRTDCTQRAFPMAAALQGSTRDRRAPRGGEPPR; encoded by the coding sequence ATGCGCAAGCACTACGCGGGGGCAAAGATCCACGCGCTTCGCCGCGCCCACAGGCTCACCCAGGTGGAGATGGCCAAGAAACTCGGACTGTCCGTGAGCTACCTCAACCAAATCGAAAACGACCAACGCCCGCTCACCGTCACGGTGCTGCTGACGCTGGCCAACAACTTCGATACCGACCCCAGCTACTTCTCTGATGCCCCGGACGCCCGCCTGCTCAGCGAGCTTCGCGCTACCTTGCCCGCGCTTGACGACGCCGCGCTCATGGACCTGGCCGATCGTTTCCCTGACGCCGCCTCGGATCTGGCCGCCCTCTCCCACCGGGTGGAAGCCGCCCCGCCGCCGCAGGACCACCAGTTGGTACGCGACTTCTTCTACGACGGCCGTGCCTACATCGACCAGCTGGACACGCGGGCGGAAGCCTTCGCCGCGTCGCTGGGAGATCAGCTCACGCGACTGACGCGGCTGAGCGCCATCTTCGACCGGGACTTTGGCATTAACGTACGTTCTAGCCGCCACCGGGAGGGCCCGCGTAGCCATTTTGACCCCGCAACCCGGGACTTGTCCCTGCGCAGCGGTCTGGCGGAGTCCCAGCTCGTCTTCGACCTGGCTATGAACTACTGCACCCGGGCCTACAGCGAGCTACTCGAGGAGCTCAGCGCCCCGCTGCCCACCCCCGGGGCGCAGGCGATGGCACGCAAGGACCTGGCTAAGTACTTCGCCGCGGCCGTCGTCATGCCTTACGAGCCGTTCCTGGAAACGGTGGAGAACCTGCGCTACGACATGGACGCGGTGGCCATCGAATTCGGTACCGGATTTGAGGCCGCGGCACACCGGCTCACCAGCCTGCAGCGCCCGCAGGCACGGGCGGTCCCGTTCTTCTTTGCCCGCACCGACCGCGCCGGCAACATCTCCAAGCGGCAAGCTGGCGCCGGTTTCCACTTCTCCCGGGACGTAGGCACGTGCCCGCTGTGGGTGGTGCATCGCGCGTTCGAGACCCCGAACCGCATCACGCGCCAGGTGGCCACGATGCCGGACGGGCGCACGCACTTATGGATCGCGCGGATGGTGCAGGGCAACGTGCACCCCTTCGGGCAGCCGCGCAAGGAATTCGCGGTGAGCATCGGTTGCGACATCGAGCATGCCGACGCCGTGGTCTATGCCGACGGTCTCAACCTCTCCCCCGACGCCGCCACCCCCATCGGCCCCGGTTGCGCTCTATGCCCGCGCACGGACTGCACGCAGCGGGCATTCCCCATGGCCGCAGCGCTTCAGGGCTCTACTCGAGATCGTCGTGCGCCACGAGGCGGCGAGCCGCCTCGGTGA
- the prpD gene encoding 2-methylcitrate dehydratase PrpD produces MIDHSVRTRKSAEEFPIEEHLAYKIAQVAADPVEVPAETEEMIINRIIDNAAVSAASALRRPVTVARAMAAARPVATEGKGASVFGLQGKYGAEWAALANGTAVRELDFHDTFLAAEYSHPGDNIPPILAAAQQAGTNGKQLIRGLATGYEIQVDLVRGMCLHEHKIDHVAHLGPSAAAGMGTLLDLDVDTIYQAIGQALHTTTATRQSRKGLISSWKAFAPAFAGKMAMEAVDRAMRGEGAPAPIWEGEDGFIAWMLHSPERTYTIPLPGPGEEKRGILDTYTKEHSAEYQSQAPIDLARRMKATLEDKGLKLGDIESIVLHTSHHTHYVIGTGANDPQKMDPKASRETLDHSIMYIFAVALEDGTWHHQRSYDPERAARPETVALWHKVSTVEDEEWTRRYHSTDPNEKAFGARAVITFADGTVVDDELAVADAHPLGARPFAREQYIAKFRTLAEGIVAPEEQDRFLAAAENLANLEDLSELNIELADDVLATAAPIKEGLF; encoded by the coding sequence ATGATCGACCATTCCGTTCGCACCCGCAAATCCGCCGAAGAATTCCCCATCGAAGAGCATCTGGCTTACAAGATCGCACAAGTAGCCGCCGACCCGGTAGAGGTCCCCGCCGAGACGGAAGAGATGATCATCAACCGCATCATCGACAACGCCGCGGTCTCCGCCGCCTCCGCTTTGCGACGCCCCGTCACCGTCGCCCGCGCCATGGCCGCCGCCCGTCCCGTCGCGACCGAAGGCAAAGGCGCCTCCGTCTTCGGACTTCAGGGCAAGTACGGCGCCGAATGGGCCGCCCTGGCCAACGGCACTGCCGTGCGTGAGCTCGACTTCCACGACACCTTCCTCGCTGCCGAATACTCCCACCCGGGCGACAACATCCCGCCGATCCTCGCCGCCGCCCAGCAGGCGGGCACGAACGGCAAGCAACTCATCCGCGGCCTGGCCACCGGCTACGAAATCCAGGTCGACCTAGTGCGCGGCATGTGCCTCCACGAGCACAAGATCGACCACGTGGCGCACCTCGGGCCGTCGGCAGCCGCGGGCATGGGTACCCTCCTGGACCTAGACGTGGACACCATCTACCAGGCCATCGGCCAAGCGTTGCACACCACCACCGCCACCCGCCAGTCCCGCAAGGGCCTCATCTCCTCCTGGAAGGCCTTCGCCCCGGCGTTCGCCGGCAAGATGGCCATGGAGGCCGTGGACCGGGCCATGCGCGGCGAGGGCGCACCCGCCCCGATCTGGGAGGGCGAGGACGGCTTCATCGCCTGGATGCTGCACTCCCCGGAGCGCACTTACACCATCCCGCTGCCGGGCCCGGGCGAGGAAAAGCGCGGCATCCTGGACACCTACACCAAGGAACACTCCGCCGAATACCAGTCCCAGGCGCCCATCGACCTCGCGCGCCGCATGAAGGCCACCCTGGAGGACAAGGGCCTGAAGCTCGGGGACATTGAGTCCATCGTCCTACACACCTCCCACCACACGCACTACGTCATCGGCACCGGCGCGAACGACCCACAGAAGATGGACCCGAAGGCCTCCCGCGAGACCCTGGACCACTCCATCATGTACATCTTCGCCGTCGCCCTCGAAGACGGGACCTGGCACCACCAGCGCTCCTACGATCCGGAACGCGCCGCGCGCCCGGAGACCGTGGCCCTGTGGCACAAGGTCTCCACCGTCGAGGATGAGGAGTGGACCCGCCGCTACCACTCCACCGACCCGAACGAGAAGGCCTTTGGTGCCCGCGCCGTCATCACCTTCGCTGACGGCACTGTGGTCGACGACGAGCTGGCCGTGGCCGACGCCCACCCGCTCGGCGCCCGCCCATTCGCCCGCGAGCAGTACATCGCTAAGTTCCGCACTCTCGCCGAGGGCATCGTAGCGCCTGAGGAGCAGGACCGCTTCCTCGCCGCGGCGGAGAACCTGGCGAACCTCGAGGACCTCTCCGAGCTCAACATCGAGCTTGCCGACGACGTCCTGGCTACCGCGGCACCCATCAAGGAAGGACTGTTCTAG
- a CDS encoding bifunctional 2-methylcitrate synthase/citrate synthase, translated as MSDTTASTNTDKKTEQPEVRKGLYGVVVDETAISKVVPETNSLTYRGYPVQELARYTSFEEVAYLLWNGRLPKQESLIRFSAREKALRHLDRHLIDLIMSMPLSCHPMDVLRTAVSFIGAQDPEEYTKDSEHIRRTALELMAKIPTIIALDIRRRRGEGYIEPSRKKGFAENFLWMVFGEEEGSPALNRADVEAFDKSLILYAEHSFNASTFTGRVITSTMSDTYSAIVGAIGALKGPLHGGANEAVMKNFLEIDDPAKVEEWTKNKLANKELVMGFGHRVYKKGDSRVPTMEAAFKELAANHGQEKWVEMYDIMAQTMYDNTSINIRPNLDFPAGPAYHILGFDIEFFTPIFVMARITGWTAHIVEQNENNSLIRPLSAYVGEEQRTVPPKSF; from the coding sequence ATGTCTGACACCACTGCTTCCACGAACACCGACAAGAAGACCGAACAGCCGGAGGTCCGCAAGGGCCTCTACGGCGTGGTCGTGGACGAGACCGCGATTTCCAAGGTGGTCCCGGAAACCAACTCCCTGACCTACCGCGGCTACCCCGTCCAGGAGCTCGCCCGCTACACCTCCTTCGAAGAGGTGGCCTACCTGCTGTGGAACGGCCGCCTGCCTAAGCAAGAATCTCTCATCCGCTTCTCCGCTCGCGAAAAGGCGCTGCGCCACCTGGACCGTCACCTCATTGACCTGATTATGTCCATGCCGCTGTCCTGCCACCCCATGGACGTGCTGCGCACCGCGGTGTCCTTCATCGGCGCCCAGGACCCGGAGGAGTACACCAAGGACTCCGAGCACATCCGCCGCACCGCGCTGGAGCTCATGGCCAAGATCCCCACCATCATCGCACTGGACATCCGCCGCCGTCGCGGCGAAGGCTACATCGAGCCCTCGCGCAAGAAGGGATTCGCGGAGAACTTCCTGTGGATGGTCTTCGGCGAGGAGGAAGGCTCCCCGGCGCTCAACCGCGCTGACGTGGAGGCCTTTGACAAGTCCCTTATCCTCTATGCCGAGCACTCCTTCAACGCTTCGACCTTCACCGGACGCGTGATTACCTCTACGATGTCTGACACCTACTCCGCCATCGTGGGCGCCATCGGCGCACTCAAGGGCCCGCTGCACGGCGGCGCCAACGAGGCCGTCATGAAGAACTTCCTGGAGATTGACGATCCCGCGAAGGTGGAGGAGTGGACCAAGAACAAGTTGGCCAACAAGGAACTGGTCATGGGCTTCGGTCACCGCGTGTACAAGAAGGGGGACTCGCGCGTGCCGACCATGGAGGCCGCCTTCAAGGAGCTGGCCGCCAACCACGGGCAGGAAAAGTGGGTGGAGATGTACGACATCATGGCCCAGACCATGTACGACAACACCTCGATCAATATCCGCCCGAACCTGGACTTCCCAGCCGGCCCGGCGTACCACATTCTGGGCTTTGACATCGAGTTCTTCACGCCTATCTTCGTCATGGCGCGCATCACCGGCTGGACCGCGCACATCGTTGAACAGAACGAAAACAACTCGCTCATCCGCCCGCTGTCCGCGTACGTCGGCGAGGAACAGCGCACCGTTCCGCCGAAGTCTTTCTAG
- a CDS encoding D-alanyl-D-alanine carboxypeptidase family protein gives MSTPLSPKIHPAGARVLAVSTAAALTLLSAPHAGAQEAVTPTASESSSTRKAAPNTDDCPHAEHPGEPVTTSERLAPGQAAPEAIPAVQTDVGCGVTAPEGFRVDRQVIASAWLVADVDTGEIVAMKDPHGRYRPASIIKVLLALVAIEELDLKKVVRGTQADADIDGSSVGIGPGGKYSISTLLHGLLLGSGNDAAHALAQQLGGDEEALRKVNAKAQELGATSTYAASYSGLDAAGMQTSPYDLGLMYQAAFNNPTFARIVNTESITFPGYGDMKGYELWNDNQLFLNDPDGIGGKTGFTDDANHTFVGALDRDGRRLMAIVLDTTIDSKARAWEQAQKLLHAAYKTAPGDGVSTLDPDYRAAAESAAATATEETSPQETNAAPQLPAEAAQAVATTGSLIDRVGSWVGWAVVGGIAVLVALLAFLSLRRR, from the coding sequence ATGTCTACTCCCCTCTCCCCGAAGATTCACCCCGCTGGTGCTCGCGTGCTCGCCGTGAGCACCGCCGCGGCGCTCACCCTTCTGTCTGCCCCGCACGCCGGTGCACAAGAGGCGGTCACCCCCACGGCGTCGGAAAGCTCCAGCACCCGCAAGGCCGCCCCGAACACAGACGACTGCCCGCACGCGGAGCACCCCGGCGAACCGGTAACCACCTCCGAGCGCCTAGCGCCGGGCCAGGCGGCCCCGGAGGCTATCCCGGCGGTGCAGACCGACGTGGGCTGCGGAGTGACGGCGCCGGAGGGTTTCAGGGTGGACCGCCAGGTCATCGCGTCGGCCTGGCTGGTGGCCGATGTGGACACCGGTGAGATCGTGGCCATGAAGGACCCGCATGGCCGCTACCGCCCGGCGTCGATCATCAAGGTGTTGCTGGCGCTGGTGGCCATCGAGGAGCTGGACCTGAAGAAGGTCGTCCGCGGCACCCAGGCGGACGCCGACATCGATGGCTCGTCGGTGGGCATCGGCCCGGGTGGCAAATACTCGATTTCCACGCTGCTGCACGGGCTGCTGCTGGGCAGCGGCAACGACGCCGCGCACGCGCTCGCACAACAGCTCGGCGGCGACGAAGAGGCGCTGCGCAAGGTCAACGCCAAGGCACAGGAACTTGGCGCAACCAGCACGTACGCCGCCAGCTACTCCGGGCTCGACGCGGCGGGTATGCAGACCTCGCCTTATGACCTGGGCCTGATGTACCAAGCAGCGTTTAACAACCCGACGTTCGCGCGCATCGTCAACACAGAGAGCATCACATTCCCGGGCTACGGGGACATGAAGGGCTACGAGCTGTGGAACGATAACCAGCTCTTCCTCAACGATCCCGACGGCATTGGAGGCAAAACCGGTTTTACGGACGACGCGAACCACACGTTCGTGGGCGCCCTGGATCGCGACGGCCGCCGCCTCATGGCCATCGTGTTGGACACCACCATCGACTCCAAGGCGCGGGCGTGGGAGCAGGCGCAGAAGCTGCTGCACGCGGCGTATAAGACCGCGCCTGGCGACGGCGTGAGCACGCTCGACCCCGACTACCGCGCGGCAGCCGAGTCTGCCGCCGCGACCGCCACCGAGGAGACCTCTCCCCAGGAAACCAACGCCGCGCCGCAGCTTCCCGCGGAGGCTGCACAGGCGGTGGCGACCACCGGCTCGCTCATCGACCGCGTGGGCTCTTGGGTGGGGTGGGCCGTGGTAGGTGGCATCGCGGTGCTGGTGGCGCTCCTAGCGTTCTTGAGCCTGCGGCGCCGGTAA
- the upp gene encoding uracil phosphoribosyltransferase, whose translation MDITVVEHPLAAARLTLMRDKRSDNSAFRAALTDLGSMLIYEAARELPLEHFEFETPVATTEGSRLEDPPIIVPVIRAGLGMIDPALKMIPDAQVGFIGLARDEETHEPVPYLEALPQDLTGRTVFVVDPMLATGGSLLHALRLLVNRGATNITAVCMVSAQDGVDALANSGLPVRLVTAAIDPELNDDAYIVPGLGDAGDRLYGPRNIEV comes from the coding sequence ATGGACATCACAGTTGTGGAACACCCCCTGGCGGCCGCACGCCTGACCCTGATGCGTGACAAGCGCAGCGACAACTCCGCGTTCCGCGCCGCGCTGACGGACCTGGGCAGCATGCTCATCTACGAAGCGGCGCGTGAGCTGCCGCTGGAGCACTTCGAATTCGAGACCCCTGTGGCCACTACGGAAGGCTCGCGCCTGGAGGATCCGCCCATCATCGTCCCCGTGATCCGCGCCGGCCTGGGCATGATTGACCCGGCTCTCAAGATGATCCCCGATGCGCAGGTGGGCTTCATCGGCTTGGCCCGCGACGAGGAGACCCACGAACCCGTCCCATACCTGGAGGCCCTGCCGCAGGATCTGACCGGCCGTACCGTATTCGTGGTAGACCCAATGCTGGCCACCGGCGGCTCGCTGCTGCACGCGCTGCGCCTGTTGGTCAACCGCGGTGCCACCAACATCACCGCGGTGTGCATGGTCTCCGCGCAGGATGGCGTCGACGCCCTGGCCAACTCCGGCCTGCCCGTGCGCCTGGTCACCGCGGCCATCGACCCGGAGCTTAACGACGACGCGTACATCGTCCCCGGCCTGGGCGACGCCGGCGATCGCCTCTACGGCCCACGCAATATCGAGGTTTAA
- the prpB gene encoding methylisocitrate lyase, translated as MAGLYKSTTTPADKRKAFKDALTSGNIVTLPGAFNPLSARLIQDLGGFGGVYLSGAVLANDLGLPDIGLTTLTEVATRAGQVARATDLPVLVDADTGFGEPMSAARTVSELESAGLAGCHLEDQVNPKRCGHLDGKEVVATDVMVRRIKAAAEERTDDNFIICARTDAAGVEGIDSAIERAKAYADAGADLIFTEALYTREDFEKFRAAVDTPLLANMTEFGKTELQSATTLGDIGYNAVIWPVSAFRVAMGAAEEFYGDLRDKGIQTDWLERMQHRSRLYELVRYEEYNAFDTSVFTYSKDTYKPTF; from the coding sequence ATGGCTGGTCTGTACAAATCCACCACCACCCCGGCGGACAAGCGCAAAGCTTTCAAAGACGCGCTGACCTCCGGCAACATCGTCACCCTCCCGGGCGCCTTCAATCCGCTATCCGCGCGGCTCATCCAAGACCTCGGCGGCTTCGGCGGCGTGTACCTCTCCGGTGCCGTGCTGGCCAATGACCTGGGTCTGCCGGACATCGGGTTGACCACACTCACCGAGGTGGCCACCCGCGCCGGGCAGGTGGCCCGCGCCACGGACCTGCCGGTGCTTGTCGACGCCGATACCGGCTTCGGCGAACCCATGTCCGCCGCCCGCACCGTCTCCGAGCTGGAATCGGCTGGCCTCGCCGGCTGCCATCTGGAAGACCAGGTCAACCCGAAGCGCTGCGGCCACCTGGACGGCAAAGAAGTAGTGGCCACCGACGTGATGGTCCGCCGCATCAAGGCCGCGGCAGAGGAGCGCACCGACGACAACTTCATCATCTGTGCGCGTACCGACGCCGCGGGCGTTGAGGGCATCGACTCCGCCATCGAGCGCGCGAAAGCTTACGCGGACGCCGGCGCGGACCTCATCTTCACCGAGGCGCTGTACACCCGCGAGGACTTTGAGAAGTTCCGGGCCGCCGTGGACACCCCGCTGCTGGCCAATATGACCGAGTTTGGCAAGACCGAGCTGCAGTCCGCCACCACGCTGGGCGACATCGGCTACAACGCCGTGATCTGGCCCGTCTCTGCTTTCCGCGTAGCCATGGGTGCCGCCGAGGAATTCTACGGCGACCTGCGCGACAAGGGAATCCAAACCGACTGGCTCGAGCGCATGCAACACCGCTCCCGCCTCTACGAGCTCGTCCGTTACGAGGAGTACAACGCCTTCGACACCTCGGTGTTCACCTACTCCAAGGACACCTACAAGCCCACCTTCTGA
- a CDS encoding NAD(P)H-quinone dehydrogenase, translating to MSEHNKRIVIIGGGPAGYEAASAGAKYGADITVIEDQGMGGSGVILDCVPSKSFIAGANIKTDLRRADDLGLSDHLSDADLAVKALNERVQALAGNQSADIRGRMEEIGVRVIDGRGVFAENQDTRGAVYNVVATKADGTEETIEADLVLLATGATPRILSGAQPDGDRILTWQQVYNLTELPEHLIVVGSGVTGAEFVSAFAELGVKVTMVASRDRILPHDDADAADVLETVLAERGVELEKHARVDTVTRTEDGGVCVKTSDGREILGSHCVMSIGSIPKTEGLGLEHVGVETTKSGHIVVDRVSRTNISNIYAAGDCSDLFPLASVAAMQGRIAMYHALGEGVSPLRLKTVATAVFTRPEIAAVGFTQKEIEDGKVDARTITMPLATNPRAKMRGLQHGFVKLFCRQTSGRVIGGVVVAPTASELILPIAVAVTNQLTVNQLADSFSVYPSLSGTITEAARRLVAHDDLE from the coding sequence GTGTCTGAGCACAACAAGCGCATTGTCATCATCGGTGGCGGCCCGGCTGGCTACGAGGCCGCCAGCGCGGGCGCCAAGTACGGCGCGGACATCACCGTTATCGAGGACCAGGGGATGGGTGGCTCCGGCGTCATCTTGGACTGTGTGCCGTCCAAGTCCTTCATCGCAGGCGCGAACATTAAGACCGACCTTCGTCGTGCGGACGACCTGGGCCTGTCTGATCACCTCAGCGACGCCGACCTCGCTGTCAAGGCACTGAACGAGCGCGTACAGGCACTGGCCGGCAACCAGTCCGCGGACATCCGGGGTCGCATGGAGGAAATCGGCGTGCGCGTCATCGACGGCCGCGGCGTTTTCGCGGAGAACCAGGACACCCGCGGCGCGGTGTACAACGTGGTGGCCACCAAGGCCGACGGCACCGAGGAGACCATCGAGGCGGACTTGGTCCTGCTCGCAACCGGCGCAACCCCGCGCATTCTCTCCGGCGCACAGCCGGATGGGGACCGCATCCTGACCTGGCAGCAGGTGTACAACCTCACCGAGCTCCCGGAGCACCTCATCGTGGTGGGTTCCGGTGTGACTGGCGCTGAGTTCGTGTCCGCGTTTGCTGAGCTCGGCGTGAAGGTGACCATGGTTGCCTCCCGCGACCGCATCCTGCCGCATGACGACGCCGATGCGGCCGACGTCCTGGAGACCGTCCTGGCCGAGCGTGGTGTAGAGCTGGAAAAGCATGCCCGCGTGGATACCGTTACCCGCACCGAGGATGGCGGCGTGTGCGTCAAGACGTCCGACGGCCGCGAGATCCTCGGCTCCCACTGCGTGATGTCGATTGGTTCCATCCCGAAGACCGAGGGCCTCGGCCTGGAGCACGTGGGCGTGGAGACCACCAAGTCCGGCCACATCGTGGTGGACCGCGTCTCCCGTACTAACATCTCCAACATCTATGCCGCCGGCGACTGCTCCGACCTCTTCCCGCTCGCGTCTGTGGCCGCGATGCAGGGCCGCATTGCCATGTACCACGCGCTCGGCGAGGGCGTGTCCCCACTGCGCCTGAAGACCGTGGCCACCGCCGTGTTCACCCGCCCGGAGATCGCCGCGGTGGGCTTCACCCAGAAGGAGATCGAGGACGGCAAGGTGGACGCGCGCACCATCACCATGCCGCTGGCCACCAACCCGCGCGCCAAGATGCGCGGCCTGCAGCACGGCTTCGTCAAGCTGTTCTGCCGCCAGACTTCCGGCCGCGTCATCGGCGGCGTGGTGGTTGCCCCGACCGCGTCTGAGCTCATCCTGCCTATCGCGGTCGCTGTGACCAACCAGCTGACCGTGAACCAGCTGGCGGATTCCTTCTCCGTGTACCCGTCGCTGTCCGGCACCATCACCGAGGCGGCTCGCCGCCTCGTGGCGCACGACGATCTCGAGTAG
- a CDS encoding C40 family peptidase, producing MRDIVNAIATIVDLDPPRLPTVNLPAVPDVTAANKLAPMVGGSAQPIASVATSLLGDRKELSGLLTTARGIVAGAGASLFKIGAGLLMKAAPIALGLLSPLPGARAATIAKLRALAGQFVAAAKVKVATMLRKLGALVPSLQRIAGTTATSVTGPKMQLAELPRGTSSTHPAARRTAQRKGTQNAQTPKRAMAPASSKSSSAGSSAGSAQGKAAVAAAKTALGTPYAWGGTSKAGFDCSGFTQWAWRQAGVELPRLAQEQDIGRQVSASELQEGDLVVWDGHVAMYAGDGQIIEAGNPVQLNPLRTTNMNMGFQGFWRPTG from the coding sequence ATGCGTGACATCGTCAATGCGATAGCCACCATCGTGGACCTGGATCCGCCACGGCTGCCCACCGTGAACCTACCCGCGGTGCCGGATGTGACCGCGGCGAACAAGCTGGCGCCGATGGTCGGCGGCAGCGCGCAGCCGATCGCCTCGGTGGCCACCTCGTTGCTAGGCGATCGCAAGGAGCTTTCCGGTTTGCTTACCACGGCGCGCGGCATCGTTGCCGGAGCAGGTGCTTCCCTATTCAAGATCGGTGCTGGGCTACTCATGAAGGCCGCACCCATCGCGTTGGGGCTGCTCTCCCCGCTGCCCGGCGCGCGGGCGGCCACCATCGCGAAGCTGCGGGCACTGGCCGGACAGTTCGTCGCCGCCGCCAAGGTGAAGGTGGCCACGATGCTGCGCAAGCTGGGCGCGTTGGTGCCCTCCCTGCAGCGCATCGCTGGGACGACAGCCACAAGCGTGACCGGTCCCAAGATGCAGCTCGCGGAGCTGCCCCGCGGCACGTCATCCACGCACCCCGCGGCGCGACGCACCGCTCAGCGCAAGGGCACGCAGAATGCTCAGACCCCAAAGCGAGCCATGGCACCAGCCTCGTCGAAGAGCTCGTCGGCGGGATCGTCGGCAGGATCGGCGCAAGGTAAGGCCGCGGTGGCGGCGGCAAAGACGGCGCTGGGAACGCCCTACGCGTGGGGTGGGACGTCGAAAGCGGGTTTTGACTGTTCCGGGTTTACGCAATGGGCATGGCGGCAAGCTGGGGTGGAGCTGCCGCGACTGGCCCAGGAGCAAGACATCGGACGTCAGGTCAGCGCCTCCGAACTGCAGGAAGGCGATCTGGTGGTCTGGGACGGGCACGTGGCCATGTACGCCGGCGACGGCCAAATCATTGAGGCTGGGAACCCCGTGCAGCTCAACCCACTGCGCACTACGAACATGAACATGGGTTTCCAAGGCTTCTGGCGCCCCACCGGCTAG
- a CDS encoding adenosine deaminase family protein: protein MHDSPAISPDYKDAAGGTIASLPKVILREDFALDKAQGASASELSNAVRAQVNAAHADHVMYLELAVNLQEAAAAAGLEPREALDAVTAGLEVDGIDARALVAAHRGPGGQNPEQALELARLTAEARERNAALVAGFALLDGGGDYDAEGDGVADLRPLGDYAATLEALRAGWTPVVVAVGRGDSADIAEAVQLGATRLAHATGMIDDFTADIAGINPGKVSGWVRDRHLAVDTAPLWEVARGDAPELKDHILPLLQQLGFTCTVGTGAPADGTATEAFFALQETFGYGLEEFFDLTVKAVENSFMNQEERQQVLDTEILPAYEELSEAEYNEDAAVPDTAADAAAASGSDEAGDDFS, encoded by the coding sequence ATGCATGACTCACCAGCAATTAGCCCCGATTACAAAGACGCCGCTGGCGGCACCATCGCCTCCCTGCCCAAGGTGATCCTCCGCGAGGATTTCGCGCTGGATAAGGCCCAGGGGGCGTCGGCAAGCGAGCTGTCGAACGCCGTGCGGGCGCAGGTCAACGCCGCGCACGCAGACCACGTGATGTACCTCGAACTGGCCGTCAACCTGCAGGAGGCGGCCGCCGCGGCGGGACTGGAACCACGCGAGGCGCTGGACGCGGTGACCGCAGGGCTCGAGGTAGACGGCATTGACGCGCGCGCACTGGTGGCCGCGCACCGCGGGCCAGGCGGGCAGAACCCGGAGCAGGCTCTCGAGCTGGCGCGCCTGACGGCGGAGGCCCGCGAGCGCAACGCGGCACTGGTGGCCGGCTTTGCCCTGCTTGATGGCGGCGGTGACTACGACGCCGAGGGCGACGGCGTGGCCGATCTGCGCCCGCTGGGCGATTACGCCGCGACGCTGGAGGCGCTGCGCGCGGGCTGGACCCCGGTGGTGGTCGCTGTGGGGCGCGGGGACAGCGCGGACATCGCCGAGGCCGTGCAGCTGGGTGCCACGCGCCTGGCGCACGCCACGGGCATGATTGACGACTTCACCGCGGACATCGCGGGCATTAACCCGGGGAAGGTCTCCGGCTGGGTGCGCGACCGCCACCTCGCCGTGGACACCGCGCCGCTGTGGGAGGTCGCGCGCGGAGACGCTCCTGAGCTCAAAGACCACATCCTCCCGTTGCTTCAGCAGCTGGGCTTCACCTGCACCGTGGGAACCGGCGCGCCCGCCGACGGCACCGCGACGGAGGCCTTCTTCGCACTGCAGGAGACCTTTGGCTACGGCCTGGAGGAGTTCTTCGACCTCACGGTGAAAGCGGTGGAGAATTCCTTCATGAACCAAGAAGAACGCCAGCAGGTCCTGGATACGGAAATCCTGCCGGCGTATGAGGAACTGTCGGAAGCCGAGTACAACGAGGACGCTGCCGTCCCTGACACGGCCGCAGACGCGGCCGCGGCATCAGGATCAGACGAGGCGGGCGACGACTTCAGCTGA